In a genomic window of Lacrimispora sp. BS-2:
- a CDS encoding HD-GYP domain-containing protein translates to MDRGPELELCSGSVDYHEIIECIVSALDAKDPYTAGHSQRVSDMALALSEFLGLDKKEIEKIHIAAHLHDIGKIGIPDSILNKPEKLSEEEWAAMKKHPRIGADILSKSRHLKELKDIVLHHHERFDGKGYPEGLKGEEIPLGARIIAICDSIDAMTSDRGYRSAYSMEHCYEEIEKNLGVMYDPLIGALALKHWDKVTKTARK, encoded by the coding sequence ATGGATAGGGGACCAGAATTAGAATTATGTTCAGGCAGTGTGGATTATCATGAAATCATCGAATGCATTGTGAGTGCATTGGATGCCAAAGACCCCTATACCGCGGGGCATTCCCAGAGGGTCAGCGATATGGCGCTGGCCCTTTCGGAGTTTTTAGGGCTTGATAAAAAGGAAATAGAGAAGATACATATAGCCGCTCACCTTCATGACATCGGAAAAATCGGGATTCCTGATTCTATTTTAAATAAGCCGGAAAAGCTTTCCGAGGAAGAATGGGCGGCCATGAAAAAGCATCCCAGAATAGGGGCTGATATTTTAAGCAAGTCCCGTCATTTAAAGGAGCTGAAGGATATTGTCCTGCATCACCATGAACGCTTTGACGGAAAAGGGTATCCGGAAGGCTTAAAGGGAGAGGAGATCCCTCTGGGCGCCAGGATCATAGCCATCTGTGATTCCATCGATGCTATGACGTCGGACCGGGGATACCGGAGTGCTTATTCTATGGAACACTGCTATGAAGAAATCGAAAAGAATCTGGGAGTGATGTACGATCCGCTGATCGGGGCATTGGCATTAAAGCATTGGGACAAGGTGACCAAAACGGCCCGAAAATGA
- a CDS encoding transcriptional repressor has translation MPDSRSYRRTKMQKELIIEKLKARGCRITKQRCTLLDVILEHECSSCKEIYYKASGVDETIGAATVYRMVNILEEIGAISRKNMYKVVYSDTCPMEEACTVVLDDETTYQLSAKNWNQVVQAGLSACGYLDGQKISSIIVKPCDCENADCI, from the coding sequence ATGCCTGACTCCAGAAGCTATCGCAGGACAAAAATGCAGAAAGAACTGATCATTGAGAAGCTGAAGGCAAGAGGCTGCAGGATCACAAAGCAGCGTTGTACGCTGTTAGATGTTATACTGGAGCATGAATGTTCCAGCTGCAAGGAGATTTATTATAAGGCATCAGGCGTGGATGAAACCATCGGTGCTGCGACCGTCTACCGGATGGTCAATATCCTGGAAGAAATCGGAGCCATCAGCCGGAAGAACATGTATAAAGTTGTTTATTCGGATACCTGTCCCATGGAAGAGGCATGTACGGTGGTTTTAGACGATGAGACTACTTATCAGCTTTCTGCCAAGAACTGGAATCAGGTGGTTCAGGCAGGGCTTAGTGCCTGCGGATATTTGGATGGCCAGAAGATATCTTCTATTATAGTAAAGCCCTGTGATTGTGAGAATGCAGATTGCATTTAA
- a CDS encoding FeoB-associated Cys-rich membrane protein, translating into MGTLVVLVVVAGAVALAVKSMIRDKKNGKSIQCGGECKNCGGHCH; encoded by the coding sequence ATGGGAACACTGGTTGTTTTAGTCGTTGTTGCCGGAGCAGTGGCTTTGGCAGTAAAGAGCATGATTCGTGATAAAAAGAACGGGAAATCCATTCAGTGTGGCGGAGAATGCAAAAATTGCGGAGGACATTGCCATTAA
- the feoB gene encoding ferrous iron transport protein B → MSIKIALAGNPNCGKTTLFNALTGSNQFVGNWPGVTVEKKEGKLKGHKDVIIMDLPGIYSLSPYTLEEVVARNYLITDRPDVILNIVDGTNIERNLYLSTQLMELGIPVIMAVNMMDIVEKNGDKIHIQKLSQKLGCEVVEISALKGTGIQEAAKKAVALANKKNSTVPVHKFALEVESVLDSIEDKLENEIPEDQKRFFAIKLLEKDNKIQTQMKHVPDVSEEISRIEKEMDDDTESIITNERYVYISSIIHECFTRNKVEKLTISDKIDRIITNRFLALPIFALVMYIVYYVSVTTVGTWATDWANDGLFGEGFSFFGLEVPGVPVVIEGVLTAVGCADWLQGLILDGIVAGVGAVLGFVPQMLVLFIFLAFLEACGYMARVAFIMDRIFRRFGLSGKSFIPMLIGTGCGVPGIMASRTIENDRDRKMTIMTTTFIPCGAKLPIIALIAGALFGGASWVAPSAYFVGIAAIICSGIILKKTKMFAGDPAPFVMELPAYHMPTVGNILRSMWERGWSFIKKAGTIILLATIFVWFTSFFGWVDGQFRMLDDLELDHSILAAVGNTISWIFAPLGWGDWKSAVAAITGLVAKENVVGTFGILFGFAEVAEDGSEIWGTLASSMTPLAAYSFLVFNLLCAPCFAAMGAIKREMNNTKWFWFAVGYQTLLAYVVSLCVYQVGNLVLTGTFGIFTVVAFALIAGFIYLMVRPAKEEKTSNIHLNSVAGAK, encoded by the coding sequence ATGTCAATTAAGATTGCATTAGCAGGTAATCCGAACTGCGGAAAGACAACGCTGTTTAATGCGCTTACGGGATCCAATCAGTTTGTGGGGAACTGGCCGGGCGTAACAGTAGAGAAAAAAGAAGGAAAGCTGAAAGGCCATAAGGATGTGATCATCATGGACCTTCCCGGCATTTATTCACTTTCTCCCTATACCCTGGAAGAAGTGGTGGCCAGAAATTATCTGATCACAGATCGTCCGGATGTGATTTTAAACATCGTGGATGGAACCAATATTGAGCGTAACTTATACTTGTCCACCCAGCTTATGGAACTGGGTATCCCGGTGATCATGGCAGTCAACATGATGGATATTGTTGAGAAAAACGGAGACAAGATACATATCCAAAAGCTGAGCCAGAAACTGGGCTGTGAAGTAGTGGAGATTTCCGCATTAAAAGGAACCGGAATCCAGGAGGCGGCGAAAAAAGCCGTAGCTCTGGCAAATAAGAAGAACAGTACTGTCCCGGTTCATAAATTTGCACTGGAAGTGGAATCTGTTCTGGATTCCATTGAAGATAAGCTGGAAAATGAAATCCCGGAAGATCAGAAGCGCTTCTTTGCCATCAAGCTTCTGGAAAAGGATAATAAGATCCAGACCCAGATGAAGCATGTACCGGATGTTTCAGAAGAGATCAGCCGGATCGAGAAGGAAATGGATGACGATACGGAAAGCATCATCACCAATGAGCGTTACGTATATATTTCATCCATCATCCATGAGTGTTTTACGCGCAACAAGGTAGAAAAACTGACCATTTCTGATAAGATTGACAGGATTATAACAAACCGTTTCCTGGCTCTGCCTATTTTTGCACTGGTTATGTATATTGTATATTATGTTTCTGTAACAACCGTTGGAACCTGGGCAACTGACTGGGCCAATGATGGCTTATTCGGTGAAGGCTTCAGCTTCTTTGGTCTGGAAGTTCCTGGCGTGCCGGTTGTTATTGAAGGCGTTTTAACTGCTGTAGGATGTGCAGACTGGCTCCAGGGCCTGATTCTTGACGGAATCGTAGCAGGTGTTGGCGCTGTTCTTGGTTTCGTACCTCAGATGCTGGTGCTTTTCATCTTCCTGGCATTTTTGGAGGCTTGCGGCTACATGGCGAGAGTTGCATTCATCATGGACCGTATTTTCCGCCGGTTTGGTCTTTCCGGCAAATCATTTATCCCGATGTTAATCGGAACCGGCTGCGGCGTACCTGGAATCATGGCTTCCCGTACCATTGAAAATGACCGTGACCGTAAGATGACTATTATGACAACTACATTCATTCCCTGCGGAGCAAAGCTTCCCATCATCGCTTTGATTGCAGGTGCATTGTTTGGCGGAGCATCCTGGGTGGCTCCAAGTGCTTACTTTGTAGGAATAGCAGCGATCATTTGCTCAGGAATCATTTTAAAGAAGACAAAAATGTTTGCAGGAGACCCGGCACCATTTGTTATGGAACTTCCGGCTTACCATATGCCTACAGTTGGAAATATTTTAAGAAGCATGTGGGAACGCGGCTGGTCCTTTATTAAAAAAGCAGGTACCATCATTCTTCTGGCAACTATCTTTGTTTGGTTTACATCCTTCTTCGGCTGGGTTGACGGCCAGTTCAGAATGTTAGACGATTTGGAACTTGACCACAGCATCCTTGCGGCAGTCGGAAACACGATCAGCTGGATCTTTGCACCTCTTGGCTGGGGTGACTGGAAATCTGCAGTTGCAGCTATCACCGGACTGGTTGCAAAAGAAAACGTAGTAGGTACTTTCGGTATCCTGTTCGGTTTTGCGGAAGTTGCAGAAGATGGATCTGAAATCTGGGGAACGCTTGCAAGCAGCATGACTCCTTTAGCAGCTTATTCCTTCCTGGTATTCAATCTTCTCTGCGCTCCATGCTTTGCCGCTATGGGAGCCATTAAAAGAGAGATGAACAATACCAAATGGTTCTGGTTTGCCGTTGGATATCAGACCCTTCTGGCTTATGTAGTATCCCTTTGCGTTTACCAGGTTGGAAACCTGGTGCTCACAGGAACTTTTGGAATCTTTACTGTTGTTGCCTTTGCCCTGATCGCAGGATTCATTTACCTGATGGTAAGACCGGCAAAGGAAGAAAAGACATCAAACATTCATTTAAACAGTGTGGCAGGAGCTAAATAA
- a CDS encoding FeoA domain-containing protein codes for MTLKEIPCGKTVKVTKLTGEGPVKRRIMDMGITKGVDVFVRKVAPLGDPIEVTVRGYELSLRKADAEMILVE; via the coding sequence ATGACATTAAAGGAAATTCCATGCGGAAAAACAGTTAAGGTAACAAAGCTCACCGGGGAAGGCCCGGTCAAGAGACGTATCATGGATATGGGAATTACAAAAGGCGTGGATGTTTTTGTAAGAAAGGTAGCTCCCCTTGGGGATCCGATTGAAGTGACCGTAAGAGGATATGAGTTGTCTCTGCGGAAAGCGGATGCGGAAATGATTCTTGTGGAGTAA
- a CDS encoding FeoA family protein, with protein MMPLTMVKTGEPNVIRKVGGKEETRRFLENLGFVTGGVVTVVSEIGGNMIVNVKDSRVAIGKDMANKILVE; from the coding sequence ATGATGCCTTTGACAATGGTGAAGACAGGTGAACCTAATGTGATCCGCAAGGTAGGCGGTAAGGAAGAAACAAGACGCTTTTTAGAGAATCTGGGTTTTGTCACCGGAGGAGTTGTAACTGTTGTTTCTGAAATAGGCGGAAATATGATTGTAAATGTTAAGGATTCCAGAGTGGCGATTGGGAAAGATATGGCCAATAAGATCCTGGTGGAATAG
- a CDS encoding M13 family metallopeptidase, giving the protein MKNRIRFCLAAIVMLSFLLSGCGKKMETQPEPEQTAAQPVNVQGEAGSAAAEKSDGVRLEDDYYDYTNQDILDQVEIPRDSSGWSYFYQLEKESYEVLEGVLEEAVKNRKEAEPGSLEQKIADVYLSAIDMEGRKKAGFGQLQPYIDQVRNASDINEYLKAVGSIYGDLGVSSILMAQWMEDMKDSSRYALYVAGADLGPGKETLEDKTQAKLMEQYEDYIGRTLEYTGQSREEAKKAASEILAFQKDLAESALPLSQQGDPDIIYNPYSMKEIKALLPEGAADSYLSSAGLSDVDSVVVTQKAQMVKIGRYLTEDHLPVLKNYSIFSLVSDFSPYLTPEIRDNNLDWHNTQNGIKERKTDKKLASERTQDMLGFEFGRLYVEKRFSKEDKTDIEKMVRHILEAYKKQIMALDWMGEETKAAAIKKLDNMTLKIGYPDKWPDDYAKAAITPAEKGGNLIDNVLSLMKAQNTVNKEKVRKPVDKTEWGMTPQTVNAYYNPTGNEIVFPAGILQAPFYDPDQDYASNLGGIGSVIAHEVSHAFDSSGSLYDEKGNYHVWWTNEDRAKFKQLADRVVAYYDGQDGYKGRHVNGAQTLNENIADLGSMAAITSIVGDDAESLKLLFKQYATIWASKYTPESMIRRLNVDVHSPAKVRVNAVLSAVDAFYRAYPEIKEGDAMYVAPQKRVKIW; this is encoded by the coding sequence ATGAAAAACAGGATCAGGTTCTGTCTGGCAGCCATTGTAATGCTGTCTTTTCTCCTATCCGGGTGCGGGAAGAAGATGGAGACACAGCCAGAGCCAGAGCAGACAGCGGCCCAGCCGGTTAATGTTCAGGGGGAAGCAGGAAGCGCTGCAGCGGAAAAATCAGATGGGGTGAGGCTGGAGGACGATTATTATGATTATACCAACCAGGATATTCTGGATCAGGTGGAGATACCAAGGGATTCCAGCGGCTGGAGTTATTTTTATCAGTTAGAAAAGGAGTCCTATGAAGTTCTTGAAGGAGTGCTTGAGGAGGCAGTAAAGAACCGGAAAGAGGCGGAACCAGGTTCTCTGGAGCAGAAAATTGCGGATGTGTATTTATCGGCCATTGATATGGAAGGGCGTAAAAAGGCGGGTTTTGGACAGCTTCAGCCCTATATAGACCAGGTGAGAAATGCCTCTGACATCAATGAGTATTTAAAGGCTGTGGGAAGTATTTATGGGGATCTGGGAGTCAGCAGCATTCTCATGGCACAGTGGATGGAAGATATGAAGGACTCCAGCCGGTATGCCCTGTATGTGGCTGGGGCGGATCTGGGGCCGGGAAAGGAAACACTGGAGGATAAGACGCAGGCAAAGCTCATGGAGCAGTATGAAGACTATATCGGTCGGACTTTGGAATATACGGGACAGAGCCGTGAGGAAGCAAAAAAAGCCGCTTCTGAAATTCTGGCATTCCAGAAGGATCTGGCTGAAAGTGCCCTTCCCTTAAGCCAGCAGGGTGATCCTGATATTATATACAACCCTTATTCCATGAAGGAAATAAAAGCCCTGCTCCCGGAAGGTGCTGCCGATTCCTATCTATCGTCAGCCGGGCTGTCAGATGTTGATTCCGTAGTTGTGACCCAGAAGGCTCAGATGGTAAAAATCGGCAGGTATCTGACAGAGGATCATCTCCCTGTTTTAAAAAACTATTCCATATTCAGCCTGGTAAGTGATTTTTCCCCTTATCTCACCCCTGAGATAAGAGATAATAATCTGGACTGGCATAATACCCAGAATGGCATTAAGGAGAGAAAGACGGATAAAAAACTGGCCAGTGAAAGGACCCAGGACATGCTTGGGTTTGAATTCGGCAGGCTTTATGTGGAAAAGCGTTTTTCAAAAGAAGATAAGACGGACATTGAAAAGATGGTCCGCCATATCCTTGAGGCTTACAAAAAGCAGATCATGGCCCTTGACTGGATGGGAGAAGAGACTAAGGCGGCAGCCATTAAAAAGCTGGACAACATGACTCTTAAGATCGGATATCCTGACAAGTGGCCGGATGATTATGCAAAGGCCGCCATCACGCCGGCTGAAAAAGGGGGGAACCTGATTGATAATGTCCTTTCCCTTATGAAAGCACAAAATACCGTGAACAAGGAAAAAGTCCGCAAACCGGTGGATAAAACGGAATGGGGCATGACGCCACAGACGGTGAATGCCTATTATAACCCCACCGGAAACGAAATTGTATTCCCGGCCGGCATTTTGCAGGCTCCTTTCTATGATCCTGACCAGGATTATGCGTCAAATCTTGGAGGAATCGGATCTGTCATTGCCCATGAGGTCAGCCATGCCTTTGATTCTTCCGGCTCTCTTTATGACGAAAAGGGGAATTACCATGTATGGTGGACCAATGAGGACAGGGCTAAATTCAAACAGCTGGCAGACCGGGTGGTGGCTTACTATGACGGACAGGACGGCTATAAGGGACGTCACGTAAACGGTGCCCAGACCTTAAATGAGAATATCGCGGATTTAGGTTCCATGGCCGCCATCACTTCCATTGTGGGAGATGATGCGGAGAGCTTAAAGCTGCTCTTTAAGCAGTATGCAACCATATGGGCGTCGAAATATACGCCGGAGAGCATGATCAGAAGGCTGAACGTTGATGTCCATTCCCCGGCAAAGGTGAGGGTCAATGCAGTTCTTAGTGCTGTTGACGCCTTTTATAGAGCTTATCCGGAAATAAAGGAGGGGGATGCCATGTACGTGGCACCTCAAAAACGTGTGAAGATCTGGTAA